In a single window of the Flavivirga spongiicola genome:
- a CDS encoding SusC/RagA family TonB-linked outer membrane protein, with the protein MNKIKVIFKLSLFTLFFIGTSSAMAQNHQVAGEVRGENGEILPGVNVVLKGTTNGVASDFDGNYSISVNDAQGVLVFSYIGYVNQEIQINGNATISVILEEDQQLLNEVVVIGYGAVKKSDLTGSVASLKADNLEETPASSVDALLQGKIAGVQVTQTSGEPGEGVAVRIRGLSSREGSNSPLYVVDGFPYGDAGNLKQLNPNDIASMEVLKDASAAAIYGSRGANGVIIITTKSGKNNQKAKFKITSQTGVQIVDHDRLNLISDPLTFASISNEVRINDTRNVTPLYIGAVDQSTGVYYPSLVEIANGSWGINTYWPDVILRESVTQNVNLSIAGGDENTAYSVSGNIFDQKGVLIGNDYQNFTFRGKLDQKVSGKFKYGTNLALSYIKRNKTLSGAGIGRSPLIPVYNEDGTYYTNGAGDFYNPVMLANEVTDISNEYDLNALAYIDWDIMENLKLRAQSGINLGHAIGDYYEPRTTSSGNIFNGLGEINNYTGYTFLNETYLTYKKTFNDKHAVSVMGGYSSEQRQVRKSKLRGEGFVNDALGNENLNSATTRIFENSLVKQVLQSFISRITYGFDDRYLLTLSGRYDGSSKFGALDKYGFFPSGAIAWKVHNENFMADQNIVSTLKLRTSFGYSGNQAIDAYATLNQYGQRKYFVGEVLVSGYGPYQNGNPALKWETTSQLDFGLDLGFLNNRITLTADYYRKESTDLLRKKNLPYSSGFDDVWINGGEILNTGYEASIDAAVLTGEFKWNVSGTFSHNENEVVDIGEEGTGDGLRTGSEIESFRDYPTRWRNGEPMNIIVGYKVDGIIQTLAEGQEAGLVGDEAMPGEFKYVDISGPDGVPDGVVNELDRTIIGNTQPDFTIGFNTEFEYKNFDLSAQFYGSIGNDIVAIKKFEGQRSLNRWTVDNRTNEWPSLRGGRLNKISDWWVEDGSFLRISNVTLGYNLPSRAISGIENLRIYVTGTNLHTFTDFSGADPEIEGGVDYGTYPKYKTFTLGLNLTF; encoded by the coding sequence ATGAATAAAATTAAAGTAATATTCAAATTATCACTATTCACCTTATTTTTTATAGGAACAAGTAGTGCAATGGCGCAAAATCATCAGGTGGCAGGAGAAGTTAGGGGCGAGAATGGTGAAATTCTTCCAGGCGTTAATGTCGTATTGAAGGGAACAACCAATGGGGTAGCATCAGATTTTGATGGTAATTATTCCATTTCAGTAAATGATGCCCAAGGCGTACTAGTGTTTTCCTATATAGGATATGTAAACCAAGAAATCCAAATAAATGGTAATGCCACTATTAGTGTGATTTTGGAGGAAGACCAACAATTACTTAATGAAGTTGTAGTTATAGGTTATGGGGCGGTTAAGAAAAGTGATCTCACAGGATCTGTAGCATCTTTAAAGGCGGATAATCTGGAAGAAACGCCCGCGTCGTCTGTAGATGCATTACTTCAGGGTAAAATAGCAGGGGTTCAAGTAACTCAAACATCCGGAGAACCTGGTGAAGGCGTTGCGGTGCGTATTAGAGGTTTGAGCTCTAGAGAAGGAAGTAACAGCCCGTTGTATGTCGTTGATGGTTTTCCCTATGGAGATGCAGGTAATTTAAAACAGTTAAATCCTAACGATATTGCTTCTATGGAAGTTTTAAAAGATGCATCTGCTGCGGCTATTTATGGATCTAGAGGTGCCAATGGTGTTATTATCATTACAACCAAAAGTGGTAAAAATAACCAAAAAGCAAAATTTAAAATTACATCACAAACAGGAGTTCAAATTGTAGATCATGATAGGTTAAACCTTATTTCAGACCCCTTAACCTTTGCATCTATTAGCAATGAAGTTCGTATAAACGATACACGAAATGTAACACCACTTTATATTGGTGCAGTTGATCAATCAACAGGAGTCTACTATCCGTCTTTAGTTGAAATTGCTAATGGATCTTGGGGAATTAATACCTACTGGCCAGACGTTATTTTAAGAGAGTCCGTAACTCAAAATGTAAATCTGTCTATAGCAGGTGGTGATGAAAATACGGCATATTCAGTTTCAGGAAATATTTTTGATCAAAAAGGAGTCTTAATAGGTAATGATTATCAAAACTTCACCTTTAGAGGGAAACTGGACCAAAAAGTAAGTGGTAAGTTTAAGTATGGAACAAATTTGGCGCTTAGCTATATAAAAAGAAATAAAACCTTGTCTGGTGCCGGTATCGGCCGTTCACCGTTAATTCCTGTTTATAATGAAGATGGAACCTATTATACAAATGGAGCAGGCGATTTTTATAACCCGGTAATGTTGGCCAATGAAGTAACCGATATAAGTAATGAATACGATTTAAATGCTTTGGCATATATAGATTGGGATATTATGGAAAACTTAAAATTAAGAGCCCAATCAGGGATTAATTTAGGGCATGCTATTGGTGATTATTATGAGCCTAGAACTACCTCGTCTGGAAATATTTTTAACGGTCTTGGAGAAATTAATAATTACACAGGGTATACGTTTTTAAACGAGACCTATTTAACTTATAAAAAAACATTTAACGACAAACATGCTGTTTCTGTAATGGGAGGTTATTCTAGTGAGCAAAGACAGGTGAGAAAGTCAAAATTAAGAGGTGAAGGTTTTGTTAACGATGCTTTAGGAAATGAAAATTTAAATTCTGCAACAACACGAATTTTTGAAAATAGTTTAGTAAAGCAAGTTTTACAATCCTTTATATCAAGAATAACTTATGGTTTTGATGACAGGTATTTATTGACCCTTTCTGGAAGATATGATGGTTCTTCAAAGTTTGGTGCACTGGATAAGTATGGATTCTTCCCTTCAGGAGCCATAGCCTGGAAAGTACATAATGAGAATTTTATGGCAGATCAAAATATTGTGTCTACTTTAAAATTAAGAACCAGTTTTGGATATTCTGGTAACCAGGCGATTGATGCTTATGCAACCTTGAATCAATATGGACAAAGAAAGTATTTTGTTGGAGAGGTGCTTGTTAGTGGATATGGACCGTACCAAAATGGAAATCCGGCATTGAAATGGGAAACCACATCGCAACTAGATTTCGGTTTAGACCTTGGGTTTTTAAATAATAGAATCACATTAACGGCCGATTACTACCGTAAAGAGTCTACCGATCTTTTAAGAAAGAAGAATTTACCATATTCATCAGGCTTTGATGATGTATGGATTAATGGAGGAGAAATTTTGAATACGGGTTATGAAGCGTCTATTGATGCTGCAGTACTTACGGGAGAATTTAAATGGAATGTTTCAGGAACATTTTCGCACAATGAGAATGAAGTTGTTGATATAGGGGAAGAAGGTACTGGTGACGGATTAAGGACTGGTAGTGAGATTGAATCTTTTCGTGATTATCCAACACGTTGGAGAAATGGAGAGCCTATGAATATTATTGTTGGCTATAAAGTTGATGGTATTATTCAAACACTGGCAGAAGGACAAGAAGCAGGTTTGGTAGGAGATGAGGCCATGCCGGGTGAATTTAAATATGTTGATATAAGCGGACCGGATGGCGTGCCAGATGGTGTTGTAAATGAATTGGATAGAACTATTATAGGAAACACTCAACCTGATTTTACAATAGGCTTTAATACAGAGTTTGAATATAAAAATTTCGACCTGAGTGCTCAATTTTACGGTTCTATTGGTAATGATATCGTGGCCATTAAAAAGTTTGAAGGACAACGTTCTTTAAACCGATGGACGGTTGATAATAGGACAAATGAATGGCCGAGTTTAAGAGGAGGTCGATTAAATAAAATATCAGATTGGTGGGTTGAAGACGGTTCGTTTCTTCGTATATCAAATGTAACACTGGGTTATAATTTACCATCTCGAGCAATATCTGGAATAGAAAATTTACGAATCTATGTGACTGGAACAAATTTGCACACATTTACAGATTTTTCAGGAGCAGATCCAGAAATTGAAGGAGGCGTAGATTATGGAACATATCCAAAATATAAGACATTCACCTTAGGTTTAAACTTGACTTTTTAA
- a CDS encoding RagB/SusD family nutrient uptake outer membrane protein, with protein sequence MKTFKYLILIITGVSFFACSLEEKPNGFLNEENFYKTAGDAESAVLYAYAVFPELGYFSRYYYYVAHCATEEFTQKSDAEAGQHELDNYLTTNTTADLANVFRHCYLTINRTFPIIENVPAISMDEGYKNHIIGEAHFLRAYNYYNLVRLFGEVPLRKKTMTDFNSAGLDLSSIEDIYAYILEDLQAAITLMDIQYRYGRANKTAAQGLLANVHLFLASASESGLTGYGFADVSGNYSLAKQYAGEVVNNQTQFRLDPDIQNIFDPVQNLSPTSSPENIFSIVASRSEIGPTNLMSLLSTPFVQTGFTLIPEQGGHTIDFGWDHVIVETPFYDSFDATDRRKELLFMTSYIDASGNLINTNNDRPYTLKYLDANRSGGEESGNRISIVRYSEVLLTYAEACGNTADGVDALNQVRQRANLSTYTVGDFASDTAFRDAVIQERAWELAFEFNRLFDLRRSGKMGQVLGNAPYNKTLTNGVYFFDIPFNEIDRNPNL encoded by the coding sequence ATGAAAACATTCAAATATTTAATTCTAATTATTACTGGCGTATCGTTTTTTGCTTGTTCTTTGGAAGAGAAGCCAAATGGATTCCTAAACGAGGAGAATTTTTATAAAACAGCTGGCGATGCAGAATCTGCAGTGTTGTATGCCTATGCGGTGTTTCCAGAATTGGGGTATTTCTCAAGATACTACTATTATGTGGCACATTGTGCTACCGAAGAATTTACTCAAAAATCGGATGCAGAGGCAGGTCAGCACGAACTGGATAATTATTTAACAACAAATACTACAGCTGATCTAGCAAATGTATTTCGCCATTGCTATTTAACTATTAATAGAACATTTCCAATTATAGAAAATGTGCCTGCCATTTCTATGGATGAAGGTTATAAAAATCATATCATCGGAGAAGCACATTTTTTAAGAGCCTATAATTATTACAATTTGGTACGTCTGTTTGGCGAAGTTCCACTTCGAAAAAAAACGATGACTGATTTTAATAGTGCGGGATTAGATTTATCGTCTATAGAAGATATATATGCTTATATCCTCGAAGATCTTCAAGCAGCAATAACATTAATGGATATTCAATACCGATATGGAAGAGCAAATAAAACTGCTGCACAAGGATTACTGGCAAATGTTCATTTGTTTTTGGCATCAGCTTCAGAATCGGGATTAACAGGCTATGGATTTGCAGACGTATCAGGAAACTATAGTCTGGCGAAACAATATGCTGGAGAGGTTGTAAATAATCAAACACAATTTAGATTGGATCCGGATATTCAAAATATTTTTGATCCCGTACAAAATTTAAGCCCAACATCCAGCCCGGAAAACATATTTAGTATCGTAGCTTCAAGAAGCGAAATAGGACCTACAAATCTTATGAGTCTGCTGTCTACACCTTTTGTGCAAACAGGGTTTACACTAATACCAGAGCAAGGTGGACATACTATAGACTTTGGTTGGGACCATGTTATTGTAGAAACCCCTTTCTATGATTCTTTTGATGCCACGGACCGTAGAAAGGAACTGCTTTTTATGACGTCATATATCGATGCCTCAGGGAATCTTATTAATACAAATAATGATAGACCCTATACTTTAAAGTATTTAGATGCCAATCGTTCTGGAGGAGAAGAATCTGGAAACCGTATTTCTATTGTGAGGTATTCTGAAGTTCTGCTTACTTATGCCGAAGCCTGTGGAAATACTGCAGATGGTGTTGATGCTTTAAATCAGGTAAGACAAAGGGCTAATTTAAGCACGTATACTGTAGGTGATTTTGCAAGTGATACGGCCTTTAGAGATGCTGTTATACAAGAACGTGCATGGGAACTTGCTTTTGAGTTTAACAGATTATTTGACCTAAGAAGATCAGGTAAAATGGGGCAGGTTTTAGGAAATGCACCTTACAATAAGACGTTGACAAATGGGGTCTACTTCTTTGATATCCCATTTAATGAGATAGATAGAAATCCAAACTTATAA
- a CDS encoding beta-mannosidase, which produces MKKTLLLILVFGVLIACKQKSRSEDHLKIDLNTDWTFKQAETKTDWLPAKVPGTVHTDLKQNGIIQDPYYRFTEDSIYWIERKNWEYRKTINCSKEYLENQNIELVFEGLDTYASIFINNKHIEEVDNMHRLYRINSKPYLKEGSNELKVVFKSPSVEGEEKISKSPYLLPTIAERAEIGKQTAPFTRKASFHYGWDWAPRLVTMGVWRPVYLEAWNSYKLRDLSYALISLETEKAKLSAEFEIEAEVDKEVELLIFNNNDNSELATKNILVKKGIHTYIVDFTINKPKLWWSNGLGEAYLYNLTGRITSNKKNEERTIDYGIRTIELIQEEDEFGKSFKFQLNGKDVFIKGSNWVPGDVFIPNVSNNQYKWLVESAKEANMNLLRVWGGAIYENDEFYRLCDKNGIMIWQDFMFACMHYPGTKDFLNNIEKEAIYNVKRLRNHPSIAMWCGNNEIEEGWEPWKWSEKYKYSSEDSISIYNDYEKIFYEILPKVVEKYDASRHFWASSPSARPGKSGVRYIQNNKSGDRHYWGVWFGNIPFETFYENTGRFMSEYGFQSFPEIKTLQKIADQEDMAFNSLLMNHRQRSFPGNQRMQEVMDFYFKRPKDFKSFVYLSQLNQAEGIKKAINFHRKSKPMNMGTIYWQMNDVWPTMSWSSIDYFGNWKALQYFVKKANKDVIAVPLQQGDNFSLHLVSDRLSSDEMAVTIAVKNLEGQMLSEINNTVVVRSDRSKSIIEPQSITDFLASQNIDSNPKNLVIGIKIQEAGAIIFEDTYCFVPTKDLNLEEPELKMSWKKENDRHYISITTKHFAKNVGVLSENLNGRFSDNFFDMMPNETKEIEFIPYGNEDDTVVAKFSAMSVWNTYNKK; this is translated from the coding sequence TTGAAAAAGACATTATTATTGATTTTAGTGTTTGGTGTGTTAATAGCATGTAAGCAAAAAAGCAGGTCTGAAGATCATCTAAAAATAGATTTGAATACCGATTGGACATTTAAACAAGCAGAAACCAAAACAGATTGGTTACCTGCTAAAGTGCCCGGAACTGTTCATACAGATTTAAAGCAAAATGGCATTATTCAAGACCCTTATTACCGATTTACCGAAGATAGTATATATTGGATAGAAAGAAAAAATTGGGAGTACCGTAAAACGATTAATTGTTCAAAAGAATATCTCGAAAATCAGAATATAGAATTGGTTTTTGAAGGCTTAGATACCTACGCAAGTATTTTTATCAATAATAAGCATATAGAAGAAGTTGATAATATGCACCGTTTGTATCGTATAAACAGTAAACCTTATCTTAAAGAAGGAAGCAATGAACTAAAAGTTGTTTTTAAATCACCTTCAGTTGAAGGAGAAGAAAAAATATCAAAATCACCCTACTTATTACCTACTATAGCAGAGAGAGCAGAAATAGGAAAACAGACGGCGCCTTTTACACGAAAAGCTAGTTTTCACTATGGATGGGATTGGGCTCCAAGGTTAGTCACAATGGGTGTTTGGAGACCTGTCTACTTAGAAGCATGGAATAGTTATAAATTAAGAGACCTTTCATACGCTCTTATTAGTTTAGAAACAGAAAAGGCTAAACTGTCTGCAGAATTTGAAATTGAAGCCGAAGTAGATAAAGAAGTGGAGCTTTTAATTTTTAATAACAATGACAATTCAGAACTAGCAACAAAAAACATCCTCGTAAAAAAAGGTATACATACTTATATCGTTGACTTTACAATTAACAAACCAAAACTTTGGTGGTCTAACGGGCTTGGTGAAGCCTATTTATATAATTTAACAGGACGAATTACCTCTAACAAAAAAAATGAAGAACGTACTATAGACTATGGTATCAGGACGATTGAACTTATACAAGAAGAGGATGAGTTTGGCAAATCATTTAAGTTTCAATTAAATGGCAAGGATGTATTTATTAAAGGTTCTAACTGGGTTCCTGGAGACGTGTTTATTCCAAATGTATCAAACAATCAATATAAATGGCTGGTAGAATCTGCTAAAGAAGCGAACATGAATTTGCTTCGGGTATGGGGAGGAGCTATCTATGAGAATGATGAATTCTATAGACTTTGTGATAAAAATGGTATTATGATTTGGCAAGATTTTATGTTTGCCTGTATGCATTATCCCGGCACAAAAGATTTTTTAAATAATATAGAAAAAGAAGCTATTTACAATGTGAAGCGCCTTAGAAATCATCCAAGTATTGCCATGTGGTGTGGAAACAATGAAATTGAAGAAGGCTGGGAACCATGGAAATGGTCGGAGAAATATAAGTACTCTAGCGAAGATTCTATATCAATTTACAATGATTACGAAAAGATATTTTATGAGATACTACCCAAAGTTGTAGAGAAATATGATGCCTCAAGACATTTTTGGGCTTCATCACCCAGTGCGCGACCTGGGAAGTCTGGAGTGCGCTATATTCAAAATAATAAATCAGGCGATCGCCATTATTGGGGGGTTTGGTTTGGCAATATTCCTTTCGAAACATTTTATGAAAATACAGGACGGTTTATGAGTGAATATGGGTTTCAATCTTTCCCTGAAATAAAAACATTACAAAAAATTGCTGATCAAGAGGATATGGCATTCAATTCCTTATTAATGAATCATCGGCAACGATCATTTCCTGGAAACCAACGGATGCAAGAAGTTATGGACTTTTATTTCAAACGTCCTAAAGATTTTAAAAGCTTTGTGTATTTGAGCCAATTGAATCAAGCCGAAGGGATTAAAAAAGCAATCAATTTTCATCGTAAATCGAAACCTATGAACATGGGGACTATATATTGGCAAATGAATGATGTATGGCCAACCATGTCGTGGTCATCCATAGACTATTTCGGAAACTGGAAAGCCTTACAGTATTTTGTTAAGAAAGCAAATAAAGATGTCATTGCGGTTCCTTTACAACAAGGAGATAATTTTAGTTTACATCTTGTTTCAGACCGTTTGTCTTCTGATGAAATGGCGGTAACTATAGCTGTTAAAAATTTAGAAGGTCAGATGCTGTCAGAAATTAATAATACAGTTGTTGTACGATCAGATCGTTCAAAAAGTATTATAGAACCTCAATCAATTACAGATTTTTTAGCATCGCAAAACATAGATAGCAATCCTAAGAATCTGGTTATAGGTATTAAAATACAAGAAGCTGGAGCAATTATTTTTGAAGACACCTACTGTTTTGTCCCAACTAAAGATTTAAATCTAGAAGAACCAGAATTAAAAATGTCCTGGAAAAAGGAAAATGACCGCCATTATATTTCCATAACCACAAAACATTTCGCAAAAAATGTGGGTGTTTTATCTGAAAATCTAAACGGACGATTCAGCGACAATTTTTTTGATATGATGCCAAATGAAACTAAAGAGATTGAATTTATTCCTTACGGAAATGAAGATGATACTGTAGTGGCTAAGTTTTCGGCTATGAGTGTTTGGAATACCTACAACAAAAAATAA
- a CDS encoding glycoside hydrolase family 130 protein: MKLTKHIKNPVLKPNPKNHWENIVVCNPGVWYEDGKFYMIYRAAGDDEEHYIRFGLATSTDGINFKRELNEPVFGPSINGPDMGGVEDPRIVKFGDEFFVTYAYRPSPPGQYWKFGHDEIVLPETGQDSPAVFRNNIANSGLAVTKDFKTWRRLGRITQSNLDDRDVILFPEKINGKFVMLHRPKEWIGPEYGCKHPSIWINFSEDMMVWNGGSQLLLSGRDNSWEEKIGGSTPPLKTKDGWLIIYHGVEKGGLGYYRVGVALLDLEDPTKVIARAQDWIMEPEHDYEIEGYYKGCVFPTGNVIVDDTLYIYYGGADKYVGLATCSITELLEFLKKQT, from the coding sequence ATGAAATTAACTAAACATATAAAGAATCCTGTTTTAAAACCAAACCCAAAAAATCATTGGGAGAATATTGTTGTTTGCAATCCAGGAGTTTGGTATGAAGACGGAAAGTTTTATATGATATATCGAGCTGCCGGTGATGATGAAGAACATTATATTCGTTTTGGTTTAGCAACAAGTACAGATGGTATAAACTTTAAGCGCGAATTAAACGAACCGGTATTTGGGCCAAGTATTAATGGTCCCGATATGGGAGGCGTAGAAGATCCAAGAATTGTCAAATTTGGAGATGAGTTTTTTGTAACTTATGCCTATAGACCAAGCCCTCCAGGGCAGTATTGGAAATTTGGACATGACGAAATTGTTCTGCCAGAAACAGGACAAGATTCACCAGCAGTATTTAGAAATAATATAGCAAATTCGGGACTGGCCGTAACAAAAGATTTTAAAACATGGAGAAGGCTTGGACGAATTACTCAGAGTAATTTGGATGATAGAGATGTGATTCTTTTTCCAGAAAAAATAAACGGAAAATTTGTGATGTTACATCGTCCTAAAGAATGGATTGGCCCTGAGTATGGATGCAAACATCCGTCTATTTGGATTAACTTCTCAGAGGATATGATGGTTTGGAATGGAGGAAGCCAACTCCTGCTATCTGGAAGAGACAATAGCTGGGAAGAAAAAATTGGAGGAAGCACCCCACCGTTAAAAACAAAGGACGGTTGGTTAATTATATATCACGGTGTTGAAAAAGGAGGATTAGGATATTATCGTGTTGGAGTAGCTTTACTTGATTTAGAAGACCCAACTAAAGTGATTGCCCGCGCGCAAGACTGGATTATGGAGCCGGAACATGATTATGAAATTGAAGGGTATTACAAGGGTTGTGTTTTTCCAACAGGAAATGTAATTGTAGACGATACCCTGTATATATACTATGGAGGTGCTGATAAATATGTTGGTCTAGCAACCTGTTCAATAACGGAATTACTTGAATTTTTAAAGAAACAAACATAA
- a CDS encoding cellulase family glycosylhydrolase codes for MKKITFSLSVLIFFVNSCTSEKYISIASHPNTVISESIIGAGVQWSAYPHADSDNAEWGHLMTPKKWNKVFERLDYMKPNIIRVMDQASWRYFVGVEEEGTPIIDFNTQEVKSLYKVLDYCENNNITVVFGEWGAPGLWGVEGEIHKADDPRWINMITKYLKHLIIDKKYTCLKYYNLVNEPDGYWASTDGDWDQWKRGVLMLTESLKENGLWGKIQVAGPDTVQGYENPKSKYLNGEAWLYESTEQLNDILTCYDIHSYPSGKIVRSGEFSNLYRPLVKEADQFGFPFILGELGLKYKGDLGEKNKALGKADPYAGEDDSNMFVYDFFYGIDVVDALIQSLNVGIDGIIVWDLDDAMHTVGDKGEKTKLKRWGMWNILGTEICNNPDDENIRPWFYPWSLMSRYFPEGTKIIKTDEVKVEGLRIVTGLKDDHISIAIINNSTTNQKIEYVIEGSEKRMKFKKYIYSDMLRPVDENDFPVPVEEDIGFFITIPKKIEVPANSFVLLTSFNH; via the coding sequence ATGAAAAAAATAACTTTCTCATTAAGCGTACTTATTTTCTTTGTCAATAGTTGTACATCAGAAAAATACATAAGTATTGCTAGTCATCCTAATACAGTCATTTCAGAAAGTATTATAGGTGCAGGCGTGCAATGGTCTGCATATCCACACGCAGATTCAGATAACGCAGAATGGGGACACTTAATGACACCGAAAAAATGGAATAAAGTATTCGAAAGGTTGGATTATATGAAACCAAATATTATTCGTGTCATGGATCAGGCTAGTTGGAGGTACTTTGTAGGTGTAGAAGAAGAGGGAACGCCAATAATTGATTTTAACACACAAGAAGTGAAATCGCTATATAAAGTGCTGGATTATTGTGAGAATAATAATATAACGGTAGTTTTTGGAGAGTGGGGAGCACCTGGATTATGGGGAGTCGAAGGAGAGATTCACAAGGCTGATGATCCTAGATGGATTAATATGATTACTAAATATTTAAAACATCTTATCATTGATAAAAAATATACCTGCCTAAAATATTATAATCTAGTAAATGAGCCAGACGGGTATTGGGCATCAACTGATGGAGATTGGGATCAATGGAAGCGTGGCGTATTAATGCTTACCGAATCTTTAAAAGAAAATGGCCTTTGGGGTAAAATACAAGTGGCCGGTCCAGATACAGTACAGGGTTATGAAAACCCAAAATCAAAGTATTTAAATGGAGAAGCTTGGCTTTATGAATCAACAGAACAGCTTAATGATATTCTTACTTGTTATGATATTCACTCATACCCTTCAGGAAAAATTGTGCGTTCTGGCGAGTTTTCAAATCTATATAGACCTCTAGTTAAGGAGGCAGACCAATTTGGATTTCCTTTTATCCTAGGCGAATTAGGCTTAAAATATAAAGGTGATCTTGGTGAGAAGAATAAAGCACTTGGAAAGGCAGATCCTTATGCTGGTGAAGACGATTCCAATATGTTTGTGTATGATTTCTTTTATGGTATCGATGTAGTCGATGCCTTAATTCAAAGCTTAAATGTTGGTATTGACGGTATCATTGTTTGGGATTTGGATGATGCGATGCACACCGTTGGTGATAAGGGTGAGAAGACAAAATTGAAGCGATGGGGTATGTGGAATATTCTGGGAACAGAGATTTGTAACAACCCTGATGATGAAAACATCCGTCCATGGTTTTACCCATGGTCGCTTATGAGCAGATATTTTCCTGAAGGTACGAAAATTATAAAAACAGATGAAGTCAAGGTTGAAGGGTTACGCATAGTGACAGGTCTAAAAGATGACCATATTTCAATAGCTATTATTAATAATTCAACAACCAATCAAAAAATTGAATACGTTATTGAAGGTTCAGAAAAGCGAATGAAGTTTAAAAAGTATATCTACTCAGATATGTTAAGGCCTGTAGATGAAAATGATTTTCCCGTACCTGTAGAAGAGGATATTGGTTTTTTTATAACGATACCAAAAAAAATAGAAGTACCAGCAAATAGCTTTGTTTTACTAACGTCATTTAACCATTAA